The Henckelia pumila isolate YLH828 chromosome 2, ASM3356847v2, whole genome shotgun sequence genome includes a window with the following:
- the LOC140885383 gene encoding auxin-induced protein 15A produces the protein MERLQKTLVILSKNVASYDDVDEFQEVDNVPDDVKKGHFAVIAADCDEWKRFVVPLCYLAHPSFLRLLEQAAEEYGFDRDGALTVPCRPSEIEQILTEGGGSRVAAGSGKWGFML, from the coding sequence ATGGAGAGGCTACAAAAAACTCTAGTAATTCTGAGCAAGAACGTCGCCTCCTATGACGATGTGGATGAATTCCAAGAAGTCGACAATGTCCCGGACGACGTGAAGAAAGGGCATTTCGCTGTGATCGCGGCCGACTGTGACGAATGGAAGAGATTCGTCGTGCCATTGTGTTACCTGGCGCACCCTTCATTCTTGAGGTTACTAGAGCAAGCTGCCGAAGAATATGGATTCGACCGTGACGGTGCCCTGACGGTTCCTTGTCGGCCGAGCGAAATCGAGCAGATCCTGACCGAGGGAGGAGGTTCTAGGGTTGCAGCTGGAAGCGGAAAGTGGGGGTTTATGCTCTAA
- the LOC140881419 gene encoding heavy metal-associated isoprenylated plant protein 3-like, with the protein MGEKKKNTDAKEGDNKKNDNGGGKGNVTVVLKADLHCDGCATKVIKCIRSFDGVDNATVGEGQKITVVGKVDPLKLKEKVEQKTHKKIELISPAPKKEANNGDNKENAKGKENNGGDNQKQEKKKESKDKNSKDKPDEKKSKQKETPVTTAVLKVNLHCEGCIQKIGKIVTKTKGYQDMKIDRQQELVTVTGAMDMKALAEMLKKHLKKNVEIVPPKKEGEKKEGGGGDKKKGGGGGGDGGEAAGGGAGAGGEKMEGNKMQFQVGYPYPFMYGPGPAGDQFHYYPFPAGLYHAPQLFSDENPNACSVM; encoded by the exons ATGGGTGAG aagaagaagaacaccgATGCCAAAGAAGGAGACAACAAGAAAAATGACAATGGAGGCGGCAAGGGCAATGTCACGGTGGTTTTGAAGGCTGATTTGCATTGCGATGGATGCGCTACCAAAGTCATCAAGTGCATTCGCTCTTTCGATG GTGTGGATAATGCAACCGTCGGCGAGGGACAGAAGATTACGGTGGTGGGTAAAGTAGATCCGCTCAAGCTCAAGGAAAAAGTGGAGCAAAAAACCCACAAAAAGATCGAATTGATCTCACCAGCGCCCAAGAAGGAGGCCAACAATGGCGACAACAAAGAGAACGCAAAAGGGAAAGAGAACAACGGTGGCGACAATCAAAAGCAGGAGAAAAAGAAAGAATCCAAAGACAAAAACTCAAAGGATAAACCTGATGAGAAAAAATCCAAGCAGAAGGAG ACACCTGTTACGACGGCGGTGCTGAAGGTCAATCTGCACTGTGAGGGATGCATACAGAAGATCGGAAAAATCGTCACCAAGACTAAGG GATATCAGGATATGAAGATCGACAGGCAGCAGGAGCTCGTGACGGTGACCGGCGCCATGGACATGAAGGCTTTGGCGGAGATGCTGAAGAAGCATCTGAAGAAAAATGTTGAAATCGTGCCGCCGAAGAAGGAAGGAGAGAAGAAAGAGGGTGGCGGCGGGGACAAGAAGAAGGGCGGTGGAGGAGGAGGAGATGGAGGCGAGGCAGCGGGCGGGGGTGCCGGCGCCGGTGGGGAGAAGATGGAAGGGAACAAGATGCAGTTTCAGGTCGGATACCCGTACCCGTTTATGTACGGGCCGGGTCCTGCTGGGGACCAGTTTCATTATTACCCGTTTCCAGCCGGGCTCTACCATGCTCCGCAACTGTTCAGCGATGAGAACCCTAATGCTTGTAGTGTCATGTGA